The following coding sequences are from one Lycium ferocissimum isolate CSIRO_LF1 chromosome 3, AGI_CSIRO_Lferr_CH_V1, whole genome shotgun sequence window:
- the LOC132048945 gene encoding uncharacterized protein LOC132048945 translates to MDFIGPIEPATSNGHRFILVAIDYFTKWLDETSHKLVTKKVVADFVRNHILCRFGIPESIITDNGANLNSHLMKDIYEQFKITHQNSTAYRPQMNGAVEAANKNFKRILRKMTDNYKGWHEQFLYALLGYRTMARTSTGATPYLLVYELDNAEWVRARYEQLDLIDEKRMVSVCHGQLYRQSMARSFNKRVRTRLFQIGQMVLKRIFPHQDAYKRKFAPNWKGPYVVHKVLFGGAVVLAEMDGQEWPKPINSDTVKCYYA, encoded by the exons ATGGATTTTATTGGACCTATTGAACCCGCAACTTCAAATGGCCACAGGTTCATTTTAGTTGCCATtgactacttcaccaagtggTTGGATGAAACGTCTCACAAATTagtaacaaagaaagtggtAGCTGACTTTGTGCGAAATCACATCCTATGCCGATTCGGTATACCCGAATCCATCATAACAGACAATGGAGCGAATCTGAATAGCCATCTGATGAAGGATATCTATGAGCAATTCAAGATCACTCACCAAAACTCGACAGCCTACCGGCCACAAATGAACGGAGCCGTAGAAGCAGCCAACAAAAATTTCAAGAGGATATTGAGAAAAATGACTGATAATTATAAAGGTTGGCACGAGCAGTTTCTTTATGCTTTATTGGGATACCGTACTATGGCCAGAACTTCAACAGGAGCAACTCCATATCTGTTAGTCTACG AATTGGACAACGCTGAATGGGTCCGAGCTCGATATGAGCAATTGGATCTAATTGATGAGAAAAGGATGGTTTCCGTATGTCACGGTCAGCTGTACCGACAAAGCATGGCAAGATCCTTCAACAAGCGAGTCAGAACTAGACTTTTTCAAATTGGGCAAATGGTGCTCAAAAGAATTTTCCCACATCAAGATGCATACAAAAGGAAGTTTGCTCCCAACTGGAAAGGTCCTTATGTGGTCCACAAAGTACTCTTCGGAGGAGCAGTAGTGTTGGCAGAAATGGACGGACAAGAGTGGCCGAAGCCAATCAATTCAGATACAGTCAAGTGCTACTATGCGTAA